In the genome of Streptococcus oralis, one region contains:
- the rplP gene encoding 50S ribosomal protein L16 codes for MLVPKRVKHRREFRGKMRGEAKGGKEVAFGEYGLQATTSHWITNRQIEAARIAMTRYMKRGGKVWIKIFPHKSYTAKAIGVRMGSGKGAPEGWVAPVKRGKVMFEVAGVSEEIAREALRLASHKLPVKCKFVKREAE; via the coding sequence ATGTTAGTACCTAAACGTGTTAAACACCGTCGTGAATTCCGTGGAAAAATGCGCGGTGAAGCAAAAGGTGGAAAAGAAGTAGCTTTCGGTGAATACGGTCTTCAAGCTACAACTAGCCACTGGATCACTAACCGCCAAATCGAAGCTGCTCGTATCGCCATGACTCGTTACATGAAACGTGGTGGTAAAGTTTGGATTAAAATCTTCCCACACAAATCATACACTGCTAAAGCTATCGGTGTGCGTATGGGATCTGGTAAAGGGGCACCTGAAGGTTGGGTAGCACCAGTTAAACGTGGTAAAGTGATGTTTGAAGTTGCTGGTGTATCTGAAGAGATCGCTCGCGAAGCGCTTCGTCTTGCTAGCCACAAATTGCCAGTTAAATGTAAATTCGTAAAACGTGAAGCAGAATAA
- the rpsE gene encoding 30S ribosomal protein S5, whose amino-acid sequence MAFKDNAVELEERVVAVNRVTKVVKGGRRLRFAALVVVGDHNGRVGFGTGKAQEVPEAIRKAVEDAKKNLIEVPMVGTTIPHEVLSEFGGAKVLLKPAVEGSGVAAGGAVRAVVELAGVADITSKSLGSNTPINIVRATVEGLKQLKRAEEVAALRGISVSDLA is encoded by the coding sequence ATGGCATTTAAAGACAATGCAGTTGAATTAGAAGAACGCGTAGTTGCTGTCAACCGTGTTACAAAAGTTGTTAAAGGTGGACGTCGTCTTCGTTTCGCAGCTCTTGTTGTTGTTGGTGACCACAACGGTCGCGTAGGATTTGGTACTGGTAAAGCTCAAGAAGTTCCAGAAGCAATCCGCAAAGCAGTGGAAGATGCTAAGAAAAACTTGATTGAAGTTCCTATGGTTGGAACAACAATCCCACACGAAGTTCTTTCAGAATTCGGTGGAGCTAAAGTATTGTTGAAACCTGCTGTAGAAGGTTCTGGAGTTGCCGCTGGTGGTGCAGTTCGTGCCGTTGTGGAATTGGCAGGTGTGGCAGATATTACATCTAAATCACTTGGTTCTAACACTCCAATCAACATTGTTCGCGCAACTGTTGAAGGTTTGAAACAATTGAAACGCGCTGAAGAAGTTGCTGCCCTTCGTGGTATCTCAGTTTCTGATTTGGCATAA
- a CDS encoding 50S ribosomal protein L23: protein MNLYDVIKKPVITESSMAQLEAGKYVFEVDTRAHKLLIKQAVEAAFEGVKVANVNTINVKPKAKRVGRYTGFTNKTKKAIITLTADSKAIELFAAEAE from the coding sequence ATGAATTTGTATGATGTTATCAAAAAACCTGTCATCACTGAAAGCTCAATGGCTCAACTTGAAGCAGGTAAATATGTATTTGAAGTTGACACTCGTGCACACAAACTTTTGATCAAGCAAGCTGTTGAAGCTGCTTTCGAAGGTGTTAAAGTTGCAAATGTTAACACAATCAACGTAAAACCTAAAGCTAAGCGTGTTGGACGTTACACTGGTTTTACTAACAAAACTAAAAAAGCTATCATCACTCTTACAGCTGATTCAAAAGCAATCGAGTTGTTTGCTGCTGAAGCTGAATAA
- the rplE gene encoding 50S ribosomal protein L5, whose translation MANRLKEKYLNEVVPALTEQFNYSSVMAVPKVDKIVLNMGVGEAVSNAKSLEKAAEELALISGQKPLITKAKKSIAGFRLREGVAIGAKVTLRGERMYEFLDKLVSVSLPRVRDFHGVPTKSFDGRGNYTLGVKEQLIFPEINFDDVDKTRGLDIVIVTTANTDEESRALLTGLGMPFAK comes from the coding sequence ATGGCAAATCGTTTAAAAGAAAAATATCTTAATGAAGTAGTTCCTGCTTTGACAGAACAATTTAACTACTCATCAGTGATGGCTGTGCCTAAAGTAGATAAGATCGTTTTGAACATGGGTGTTGGTGAAGCTGTATCAAACGCTAAAAGCCTTGAAAAAGCTGCTGAAGAATTGGCACTCATCTCAGGTCAAAAACCACTTATCACTAAAGCTAAAAAATCAATCGCCGGCTTCCGTCTTCGTGAAGGTGTAGCGATCGGTGCAAAAGTTACCCTTCGTGGTGAACGTATGTACGAATTCTTGGACAAATTGGTTTCAGTTTCACTTCCACGTGTACGTGACTTCCACGGTGTTCCAACAAAATCATTTGATGGACGTGGAAACTACACACTTGGTGTGAAAGAACAATTGATCTTCCCAGAAATCAACTTTGATGACGTTGACAAAACTCGTGGTCTTGACATCGTTATCGTAACAACTGCTAACACTGACGAAGAGTCACGTGCATTGCTTACAGGCCTTGGAATGCCTTTTGCAAAATAA
- a CDS encoding type Z 30S ribosomal protein S14 translates to MAKKSMIAKNKRPAKFSTQAYTRCEKCGRPHSVYRKFKLCRVCFRELAYKGQIPGVTKASW, encoded by the coding sequence ATGGCTAAAAAATCAATGATTGCTAAGAACAAACGTCCAGCGAAGTTCTCTACTCAAGCTTATACTCGTTGTGAAAAATGTGGTCGTCCACATTCAGTTTACCGCAAATTTAAACTTTGCCGTGTTTGCTTCCGTGAATTAGCTTACAAAGGACAAATTCCTGGTGTAACAAAAGCATCTTGGTAA
- a CDS encoding adenylate kinase: MNLLIMGLPGAGKGTQAAKIVEQFHVAHISTGDMFRAAMANQTEMGLLAKSYIDKGELVPDEVTNGIVKERLSQDDIKETGFLLDGYPRTIEQAHALDKTLAELGIELEGVINIEVNPDCLLERLSGRIIHRETGETFHKVFNPPVDYKEEDYYQREDDKPETVKRRLDVNIAQGEPIIAHYRAKGLVHDIEGNQDINDVFKDIEKVLTNLK, encoded by the coding sequence ATGAATCTTTTGATTATGGGCTTACCTGGAGCAGGTAAGGGAACGCAAGCAGCTAAAATTGTGGAACAATTCCACGTGGCACACATTTCAACTGGAGATATGTTCCGTGCTGCTATGGCAAATCAAACTGAAATGGGTCTACTTGCAAAGTCATACATCGACAAAGGTGAGTTGGTTCCAGATGAAGTTACAAATGGTATTGTTAAAGAACGCCTGTCACAGGATGATATCAAAGAAACAGGTTTCTTGTTAGATGGTTACCCACGTACGATTGAACAAGCTCATGCCTTGGATAAAACATTGGCTGAACTTGGTATTGAATTGGAAGGTGTGATCAACATTGAAGTGAATCCAGACTGTCTCTTGGAACGTTTGAGTGGCCGTATCATCCACCGCGAAACAGGTGAAACCTTCCACAAAGTTTTCAACCCACCAGTTGACTACAAAGAAGAAGATTACTACCAACGTGAAGATGATAAACCTGAGACAGTGAAACGTCGCTTGGATGTGAATATCGCCCAAGGTGAACCAATCATTGCTCACTACCGTGCCAAAGGTTTGGTTCACGATATTGAAGGAAATCAAGATATCAATGATGTGTTCAAAGACATCGAAAAAGTATTGACAAATTTGAAATAA
- the rplD gene encoding 50S ribosomal protein L4, protein MANVTLFDQTGKEAGQVVLNDAVFGIEPNESVVFDVIISQRASLRQGTHAVKNRSAVSGGGRKPWRQKGTGRARQGSIRSPQWRGGGVVFGPTPRSYGYKLPQKVRRLALKSVYSEKVAENKFVAVDALSFTAPKTAEFAKVLAALSIDSKVLVILEEGNEFAALSARNLPNVKVATATTASVLDIANSDKLLVTQAAISKIEEVLA, encoded by the coding sequence ATGGCAAACGTAACATTATTTGACCAAACTGGTAAAGAAGCTGGCCAAGTTGTTCTTAACGATGCAGTATTTGGTATCGAACCAAATGAATCAGTTGTGTTTGATGTGATCATCAGTCAACGCGCAAGCCTTCGTCAAGGAACACACGCTGTTAAAAACCGCTCTGCAGTATCAGGTGGTGGACGCAAACCATGGCGTCAAAAAGGAACTGGACGTGCTCGTCAAGGTTCTATCCGCTCACCACAATGGCGTGGTGGTGGTGTTGTCTTCGGGCCAACTCCACGTTCATACGGCTACAAACTTCCACAAAAAGTTCGTCGCCTAGCTCTTAAATCAGTTTACTCTGAAAAAGTTGCTGAAAACAAATTCGTAGCTGTAGACGCTCTTTCATTTACAGCTCCAAAAACTGCTGAATTTGCAAAAGTTCTTGCAGCATTGAGCATCGATTCTAAAGTTCTTGTTATCCTTGAAGAAGGAAATGAATTCGCAGCTCTTTCAGCTCGTAACCTTCCAAATGTGAAAGTTGCAACTGCTACAACTGCAAGTGTTCTTGACATCGCAAATAGCGACAAACTTCTTGTCACACAAGCAGCTATCTCTAAAATCGAGGAGGTTCTTGCATAA
- the rpsQ gene encoding 30S ribosomal protein S17, whose amino-acid sequence MERNNRKVLVGRVVSDKMDKTITVVVETKRNHPVYGKRINYSKKYKAHDENNVAKEGDIVRIMETRPLSATKRFRLVEVVEEAVII is encoded by the coding sequence ATGGAACGCAATAATCGTAAAGTTCTTGTTGGACGTGTTGTATCTGACAAAATGGACAAGACAATCACAGTTGTAGTTGAAACAAAACGTAACCACCCAGTCTATGGTAAACGTATTAACTACTCTAAAAAATACAAAGCACATGATGAAAACAATGTTGCCAAAGAAGGCGATATCGTACGTATCATGGAAACTCGTCCGCTTTCAGCTACAAAACGTTTCCGTCTTGTAGAAGTTGTTGAAGAAGCGGTCATCATCTAA
- the rpsH gene encoding 30S ribosomal protein S8, producing the protein MVMTDPIADFLTRIRNANQAKHEVLEVPASNIKKGIAEILKREGFVKNVEIIEDDKQGIIRVFLKYGPNGEKVITNLKRVSKPGLRVYKKREDLPKVLNGLGIAILSTSEGLLTDKEARQKNVGGEVIAYVW; encoded by the coding sequence ATGGTTATGACTGACCCAATCGCAGACTTCCTAACTCGTATTCGTAACGCTAACCAAGCGAAACACGAAGTACTTGAAGTACCTGCATCAAACATCAAAAAAGGGATTGCTGAAATCCTTAAACGCGAAGGTTTTGTTAAGAACGTAGAAATCATCGAAGATGACAAACAAGGCATCATCCGTGTATTCCTTAAATACGGACCAAACGGTGAAAAAGTTATCACTAACTTGAAACGTGTTTCTAAACCAGGGCTTCGTGTCTACAAAAAACGTGAAGATCTTCCAAAAGTTCTTAACGGACTTGGAATTGCTATCCTTTCAACTTCTGAAGGTTTGCTTACTGATAAAGAAGCTCGCCAAAAGAACGTTGGTGGAGAAGTTATCGCTTACGTTTGGTAA
- the rplR gene encoding 50S ribosomal protein L18, whose amino-acid sequence MISKPDKNKLRQKRHRRVRGKLSGTADRPRLNVFRSNTGIYAQVIDDVAGVTLASASTLDKEVSKGTKTEQAVTVGKLVAERANAKGISEVVFDRGGYLYHGRVKALADAARENGLKF is encoded by the coding sequence GTGATTTCTAAACCAGATAAAAACAAACTCCGCCAAAAACGCCACCGTCGCGTTCGCGGAAAACTCTCTGGAACTGCTGATCGCCCACGTTTGAACGTATTCCGTTCTAATACAGGCATCTACGCTCAAGTGATTGATGACGTAGCGGGTGTAACGCTCGCAAGTGCTTCAACTCTTGACAAAGAAGTTTCAAAAGGAACTAAAACTGAACAAGCCGTTACTGTCGGTAAACTCGTTGCAGAACGTGCAAACGCTAAAGGTATTTCAGAAGTGGTGTTCGACCGCGGTGGATATCTATATCACGGACGTGTGAAAGCTTTGGCTGATGCAGCTCGTGAAAACGGATTGAAATTCTAA
- the rpmC gene encoding 50S ribosomal protein L29, with translation MKLNEVKEFVKELRGLSQEELAKRENELKKELFELRFQAATGQLEQTARLKEVKKQIARIKTVQSEAK, from the coding sequence ATGAAACTTAATGAAGTAAAAGAATTTGTTAAAGAACTTCGTGGTCTTTCTCAAGAAGAACTCGCGAAGCGCGAAAACGAATTGAAAAAAGAATTGTTTGAACTTCGTTTCCAAGCTGCTACTGGTCAATTGGAACAAACAGCTCGCTTGAAAGAAGTTAAAAAACAAATCGCTCGTATCAAAACAGTTCAATCTGAAGCGAAATAA
- the rplV gene encoding 50S ribosomal protein L22: MAEITSAKAMARTVRVSPRKSRLVLDNIRGKSVADAIAILTFTPNKAAEIILKVLNSAVANAENNFGLDKANLVVSEAFANEGPTMKRFRPRAKGSASPINKRTAHITVAVAEK; the protein is encoded by the coding sequence ATGGCAGAAATTACTTCAGCTAAAGCAATGGCTCGTACAGTACGTGTTTCACCTCGTAAATCACGTCTTGTTCTTGACAACATCCGTGGTAAAAGCGTAGCCGATGCTATTGCAATCTTGACATTCACACCAAACAAAGCTGCTGAAATCATCTTGAAAGTTTTGAATTCAGCTGTAGCTAACGCTGAAAACAACTTTGGTTTGGACAAAGCTAACTTGGTAGTATCTGAAGCATTCGCAAACGAAGGACCAACTATGAAACGTTTCCGTCCACGTGCGAAAGGTTCAGCTTCACCAATCAACAAACGTACAGCTCACATCACTGTAGCTGTTGCAGAAAAATAA
- the rpsC gene encoding 30S ribosomal protein S3 — protein sequence MGQKVHPIGMRVGIIRDWDAKWYAEKEYADYLHEDLAIRKFVQKELADAAVSTIEIERAVNKVNVSLHTAKPGMVIGKGGANVDALRAKLNKLTGKQVHINIIEIKQPDLDAHLVGEGIARQLEQRVAFRRAQKQAIQRAMRAGAKGIKTQVSGRLNGADIARAEGYSEGTVPLHTLRADIDYAWEEADTTYGKLGVKVWIYRGEVLPARKNTKGGK from the coding sequence GTGGGTCAAAAAGTACATCCAATTGGTATGCGTGTCGGCATCATCCGTGATTGGGATGCCAAATGGTATGCTGAAAAAGAATACGCGGATTACCTTCATGAAGATCTTGCAATCCGTAAATTCGTTCAAAAAGAACTTGCTGACGCAGCAGTTTCAACTATCGAAATCGAACGCGCAGTAAACAAAGTTAACGTTTCACTTCACACTGCTAAACCAGGTATGGTTATCGGTAAAGGTGGTGCTAACGTTGATGCACTCCGTGCAAAACTTAACAAATTGACTGGAAAACAAGTACACATCAACATCATCGAAATCAAACAACCTGATTTGGATGCTCATCTTGTAGGTGAAGGAATTGCTCGTCAATTGGAGCAACGTGTTGCTTTCCGTCGTGCACAAAAACAAGCAATCCAACGTGCAATGCGTGCTGGAGCTAAAGGAATCAAAACTCAAGTATCAGGTCGTTTGAACGGTGCAGATATCGCCCGTGCTGAAGGATACTCTGAAGGAACTGTTCCACTTCACACACTTCGTGCAGATATCGATTACGCTTGGGAAGAAGCAGATACTACATACGGTAAACTTGGTGTTAAAGTATGGATCTACCGTGGTGAAGTTCTTCCAGCTCGTAAAAACACTAAAGGAGGTAAATAA
- the rplB gene encoding 50S ribosomal protein L2, with the protein MGIRVYKPTTNGRRNMTSLDFAEITTSTPEKSLLVALKNKAGRNNNGRITVRHQGGGHKRFYRLVDFKRNKDNVEAVVKTIEYDPNRSANIALVHYTDGVKAYIIAPKGLEVGQRIVSGPEADIKVGNALPLANIPVGTLIHNIELKPGRGGELVRAAGASAQVLGQEGKYVLVRLQSGEVRMILGTCRATVGVVGNEQHGLVNLGKAGRSRWKGIRPTVRGSVMNPNDHPHGGGEGKAPVGRKAPSTPWGKPALGLKTRNKKAKSDKLIVRRRNEK; encoded by the coding sequence GTGGGAATTCGTGTTTATAAACCAACAACAAACGGTCGCCGTAATATGACTTCTTTGGATTTCGCTGAAATCACAACAAGCACTCCTGAAAAATCATTGCTTGTTGCTTTGAAGAACAAGGCTGGTCGTAACAACAACGGTCGTATCACTGTTCGTCACCAAGGTGGTGGACACAAACGTTTCTACCGTTTGGTTGACTTCAAACGTAACAAAGACAACGTTGAAGCAGTTGTTAAAACAATCGAGTACGATCCAAACCGTTCTGCAAACATCGCTCTTGTACACTACACTGACGGTGTGAAAGCATACATCATCGCTCCAAAAGGTCTTGAAGTTGGTCAACGTATCGTTTCAGGTCCTGAAGCAGATATCAAAGTCGGAAACGCTCTTCCACTTGCAAACATCCCAGTTGGTACTTTGATCCACAACATCGAGTTGAAACCAGGTCGTGGTGGAGAATTGGTCCGTGCAGCTGGAGCTTCTGCTCAAGTATTAGGTCAAGAAGGTAAATACGTTCTTGTTCGTCTTCAATCTGGCGAAGTTCGTATGATTCTTGGAACTTGTCGTGCTACAGTTGGTGTTGTCGGAAACGAACAACATGGACTTGTGAACCTTGGTAAAGCGGGACGTAGCCGTTGGAAAGGTATCCGCCCAACAGTTCGTGGTTCTGTAATGAACCCTAACGATCACCCACACGGTGGTGGTGAAGGTAAAGCACCAGTTGGTCGTAAAGCACCATCTACTCCATGGGGCAAACCTGCTCTTGGTCTTAAAACTCGTAACAAGAAAGCGAAATCTGACAAACTTATCGTTCGTCGTCGCAACGAGAAATAA
- the rpmD gene encoding 50S ribosomal protein L30 — MAQIKITLTKSPIGRIPSQRKTVVALGLGKLNSSVIKEDNAAIRGMITAVSHLVTVEEVN; from the coding sequence ATGGCTCAAATTAAAATTACTTTGACTAAGTCTCCAATCGGACGCATTCCATCACAACGTAAAACTGTTGTAGCACTTGGACTTGGCAAATTGAACAGCTCTGTTATCAAAGAAGACAACGCTGCTATTCGTGGTATGATCACTGCAGTATCTCACTTGGTAACAGTTGAAGAAGTAAACTAA
- the rplX gene encoding 50S ribosomal protein L24, with product MFVKKGDKVRVIAGKDKGTEAVVLTALPKVNKVIVEGVNIVKKHQRPTNELPQGGIIEKEAAIHVSNVQVLDKNGVAGRVGYKFVDGKKVRYNKKSGEVLD from the coding sequence ATGTTTGTAAAAAAAGGCGACAAAGTTCGCGTAATCGCTGGTAAAGATAAGGGAACAGAAGCTGTTGTCCTTACTGCCCTTCCAAAAGTAAACAAAGTTATCGTTGAAGGTGTTAACATCGTTAAGAAACACCAACGTCCAACTAACGAGCTTCCTCAAGGTGGTATCATCGAGAAAGAAGCAGCTATCCACGTATCAAATGTTCAAGTATTGGATAAAAATGGTGTAGCTGGTCGTGTTGGTTACAAATTTGTAGACGGTAAGAAAGTTCGCTACAACAAAAAATCAGGCGAAGTGCTTGATTAA
- the rplF gene encoding 50S ribosomal protein L6 — protein MSRIGNKVIVLPAGVEITNNDNVVTVKGPKGELTREFSKDIEIRVEGTEVTLHRPNDSKEMKTIHGTTRALLNNMVVGVSEGFKKELEMRGVGYRAQLQGSKLVLAVGKSHPDEVEAPEGITFELPNPTTIVVSGISKEVVGQTAAYVRSLRSPEPYKGKGIRYVGEFVRRKEGKTGK, from the coding sequence ATGTCACGTATTGGTAATAAAGTTATCGTGTTGCCTGCTGGTGTTGAAATCACTAACAATGACAACGTTGTAACTGTAAAAGGACCTAAAGGAGAACTTACTCGTGAGTTCTCAAAAGATATTGAAATTCGTGTGGAAGGTACTGAAGTAACTCTTCACCGTCCAAACGATTCAAAAGAAATGAAAACAATCCACGGAACTACTCGTGCCCTTTTGAACAACATGGTTGTTGGTGTATCAGAAGGATTCAAGAAAGAACTTGAAATGCGTGGGGTTGGTTACCGTGCACAACTTCAAGGATCTAAACTTGTTTTGGCTGTTGGTAAATCTCATCCAGACGAAGTTGAAGCTCCAGAAGGAATTACTTTTGAACTTCCAAACCCAACAACAATCGTTGTTAGCGGAATTTCAAAAGAAGTAGTTGGTCAAACAGCTGCTTACGTACGTAGCCTTCGTTCACCAGAACCATATAAAGGTAAAGGTATCCGTTACGTTGGTGAATTCGTTCGCCGTAAAGAAGGTAAAACAGGTAAATAA
- the rplN gene encoding 50S ribosomal protein L14, which translates to MIQTETRLKVADNSGAREILTIKVLGGSKRKFANIGDVIVASVKQATPGGAVKKGDVVKAVIVRTKSGARRADGSYIKFDENAAVIIREDKTPRGTRIFGPVARELREGGFMKIVSLAPEVL; encoded by the coding sequence ATGATTCAAACAGAAACTCGTTTGAAAGTCGCAGACAACAGCGGTGCACGCGAAATCTTGACTATCAAAGTTCTTGGTGGTTCTAAACGTAAATTTGCGAACATCGGTGATGTCATTGTGGCATCTGTAAAACAAGCTACTCCTGGTGGTGCGGTTAAAAAAGGTGACGTTGTAAAAGCTGTTATCGTTCGTACTAAATCAGGTGCTCGTCGTGCTGATGGTTCATACATCAAGTTTGACGAAAACGCAGCAGTTATCATCCGTGAAGACAAAACTCCTCGCGGAACACGTATCTTTGGCCCAGTTGCACGTGAATTGCGTGAAGGTGGCTTCATGAAGATTGTGTCACTTGCTCCAGAAGTACTTTAA
- the secY gene encoding preprotein translocase subunit SecY: MFFKLLKEALKVKKVRSKILFTIFIILVFRIGTSITVPGVNAKSLEALSGLSFLNMLSLVSGNAMKNFSVFALGVSPYITASIVVQLLQMDIVPKFVEWGKQGEVGRRKINQATRYIALVLAFVQSIGITAGFNTLSGAKLLTTDLTPQVFVTIGIILTAGTMIVTWLGEQITDKGYGNGVSMIIFAGIVASIPEMIHGIYVDYFVNIPSDRLTSSIIFVVILIIAVLLIVYFTTYVQQAEYKIPIQYTKVAQGAPSSSYLPLKVNPAGVIPVIFASSITAAPAAILQFVSATGHDWAWVRTAQEMLSTTSPTGVAMYALLIILFTFFYTFVQINPEKAAENLQKSGAYIHGVRPGKGTEEFMSKLLRRLATVGSLFLGVISILPIVAKDVFGLSEAVAFGGTSLLIIISTGIEGIKQLEGYLLKRKYVGFMDKTE; encoded by the coding sequence ATGTTTTTTAAATTATTAAAAGAGGCCCTCAAGGTTAAGAAAGTACGATCAAAAATTCTCTTTACGATTTTTATCATACTTGTCTTCCGTATCGGGACTAGTATTACTGTACCAGGTGTGAACGCAAAAAGTCTGGAAGCTTTGAGTGGATTATCCTTCTTGAACATGCTTAGTTTAGTTTCAGGGAATGCCATGAAGAACTTCTCGGTTTTTGCACTCGGTGTGAGTCCGTATATCACAGCTTCCATCGTTGTTCAATTGCTACAAATGGATATTGTTCCAAAGTTTGTAGAGTGGGGCAAGCAGGGGGAAGTAGGACGGAGAAAGATAAACCAAGCGACTCGTTATATTGCGCTTGTACTTGCGTTTGTGCAATCAATCGGAATCACTGCTGGTTTTAATACTCTATCTGGTGCAAAATTATTAACGACAGATCTAACCCCTCAAGTCTTTGTTACGATTGGTATTATCCTGACTGCAGGTACTATGATTGTTACTTGGCTAGGGGAGCAAATCACTGATAAGGGATATGGTAACGGGGTGTCTATGATTATCTTTGCAGGGATTGTGGCTTCAATTCCAGAGATGATTCATGGCATCTACGTGGACTATTTTGTCAATATTCCAAGTGATCGGTTGACGTCATCTATTATATTTGTCGTTATTCTCATTATCGCTGTCTTGTTGATTGTTTACTTTACAACATATGTACAACAGGCAGAATATAAAATTCCGATCCAATATACAAAAGTTGCTCAAGGTGCTCCATCCAGTTCTTACCTTCCTTTGAAGGTCAATCCTGCTGGTGTTATCCCAGTTATCTTTGCAAGTTCCATTACAGCAGCACCTGCGGCTATTCTTCAGTTTGTCAGCGCTACAGGTCATGATTGGGCTTGGGTACGTACAGCACAGGAAATGTTATCTACAACATCTCCAACAGGTGTTGCCATGTATGCACTGCTGATTATTCTCTTTACATTCTTCTATACATTTGTACAGATCAATCCAGAGAAAGCAGCAGAAAACTTGCAAAAGAGCGGAGCCTATATCCATGGTGTCCGTCCAGGTAAAGGAACGGAAGAGTTTATGTCAAAACTTCTTCGTCGCCTTGCAACCGTCGGTTCCCTTTTCCTTGGTGTGATTTCAATCTTGCCGATTGTAGCAAAAGATGTCTTTGGGCTCTCAGAAGCGGTTGCTTTTGGGGGAACTAGTCTTTTGATCATTATTTCGACAGGTATCGAAGGAATCAAACAGCTAGAAGGTTACCTATTGAAACGTAAGTATGTTGGTTTCATGGACAAAACAGAATAA
- the rpsS gene encoding 30S ribosomal protein S19 has protein sequence MGRSLKKGPFVDEHLMKKVEAQANDEKKKVIKTWSRRSTIFPSFIGYTIAVYDGRKHVPVYIQEDMVGHKLGEFAPTRTYKGHAADDKKTRRK, from the coding sequence ATGGGACGCAGTCTTAAAAAAGGACCTTTCGTCGATGAGCATTTGATGAAAAAAGTTGAAGCTCAAGCTAACGACGAAAAGAAAAAAGTTATCAAAACTTGGTCACGTCGTTCAACGATCTTCCCAAGTTTCATTGGTTACACTATTGCAGTTTATGACGGACGTAAACACGTACCTGTTTACATCCAAGAAGACATGGTAGGTCACAAACTTGGTGAATTTGCACCAACTCGTACTTACAAAGGTCATGCTGCAGACGACAAGAAAACACGTAGAAAATAA
- the rplO gene encoding 50S ribosomal protein L15, which produces MKLHELKPAEGSRKVRNRVGRGTSSGNGKTSGRGQKGQKARSGGGVRLGFEGGQTPLFRRLPKRGFTNINAKEYAIVNLDQLNVFEDGTEVTPVVLIEAGIVKAEKSGVKILGNGELTKKLTVKAAKFSKTAEEAITAKGGSVEVI; this is translated from the coding sequence ATGAAACTTCATGAATTGAAACCTGCAGAAGGTTCTCGTAAAGTACGTAACCGTGTTGGTCGTGGTACTTCATCAGGTAACGGTAAAACATCTGGTCGCGGTCAAAAAGGTCAAAAAGCTCGTAGCGGTGGCGGAGTTCGCCTTGGTTTTGAAGGTGGACAAACTCCATTGTTCCGTCGTCTTCCAAAACGTGGATTCACTAACATCAACGCTAAAGAATACGCAATTGTAAATCTTGATCAATTGAACGTTTTTGAAGATGGTACTGAAGTTACTCCAGTTGTTCTTATCGAAGCAGGAATTGTAAAGGCTGAAAAATCAGGCGTTAAGATTCTTGGTAACGGTGAGTTGACTAAGAAGTTGACTGTGAAAGCAGCTAAATTCTCTAAAACAGCTGAAGAAGCTATCACTGCTAAAGGTGGTTCAGTAGAAGTCATCTAG